A DNA window from Porites lutea chromosome 6, jaPorLute2.1, whole genome shotgun sequence contains the following coding sequences:
- the LOC140941031 gene encoding uncharacterized protein, with translation MADGLGFARKQLEKHGWSEGKGLGKEESGISKAIKVNVKTDLAGVGYDAGDQFSFHWWDHVFNKTAKNIVVQESEEGVTVLKSSKETCSVSNKRPSKNSNKPRLYGRFVKASSQTQETKTQESDDDSESEKDFSHLCPDERLFQACGGRTAHKAARHGLLLNGKLQRVEKQEKMGNSDDRCDTDTTESSVLDRKSFVVDEKQRCKEAKRDSKKTKKEKKRKRKHREMLEEENHKFDEVVDGRDDLIRTRTKNVMNGEGDSKLEVHSSCEDNEKVKKGKRKKKCRDLQEGNDYKLEGERDSCGDKAEKRRKKRAKNEDVYGTNDEALSDICFYTNNLDEKGANSKTRKRNDQLGENDYIVEGKCPDPKDDVDKKRAKKKKKKREGEIMNK, from the exons ATGGCGGACGGTCTTGGATTCGCGAGAAAACAACTTGAAAAGCACGGCTGGAGCGAAG GTAAAGGACTTGGAAAAGAGGAAAGTGGGATTTCAAAAGCCATTAAAGTCAATGTTAAAACTGATTTGGCAGGG GTTGGTTATGATGCTGGAGACCAGTTTAGTTTTCACTGGTGGGATCATGTCTTCAATAAAACTGCAAAGAACATTGTGGTCCAGGAAAGTGAG GAGGGAGTGACGGTACTGAAATCCAGCAAAGAAACATGTTCTGTGAGTAACAAAAGACCAAGCAAAAACTCCAACAAGCCAAGGCTGTATGGAAGATTTGTGAAG GCTTCTAGTCAGACACAGGAAACTAAAACACAAGAATCAGATGATGACTCTGAATCAGAAAAAGATTTTTCACATTT atGTCCAGATGAAAGGCTTTTCCAAGCTTGTGGGGGTAGAACAGCTCACAA AGCTGCTCGTCATGGACTCCTCTTGAATGGCAAACTACAACGGgttgaaaaacaggaaaaaatggGGAATTCAGACGACAG GTGCGACACTGATACTACCGAAAGTTCTGTCTTGGATCGCAAATCTTTTGTGGTGGATGAAAAACAGAGGTGCAAGGAGGCGAAAAGGGACAGTAAAAAGaccaaaaaggagaaaaagagaaagagaaaacacaGAGAAATGCTTGAAGAGGAAAATCATAAATTTGATGAAGTAGTTGATGGCAGAGATGATTTAATTCGAACTCGAACGAAAAACGTTATGAATGGAGAGGGTGACAGTAAACTGGAAGTACACAGTTCTTGCGAAGATAACGAGAAagtcaagaaaggaaaaaggaaaaagaaatgcagagaCTTACAGGAGGGAAACGATTACAAACTCGAAGGTGAACGTGATTCTTGCGGAGACAAGGCCGAAAAGCGGAGAAAGAAGAGGGCAAAAAATGAAGACGTGTACGGTACAAACGATGAGGCGTTAAGTGATATTTGTTTTTATACGAATAATCTGGACGAGAAAGGAGCGAATAGTAAAACGAGAAAACGTAATGATCAACTGGGAGAAAACGATTACATAGTTGAAGGTAAATGTCCTGATCCCAAAGATGATGTGGATAAGAAgagagcgaaaaagaaaaagaaaaaacgtgaAGGTGAAATAATGAACAAATGA
- the LOC140940215 gene encoding eukaryotic translation initiation factor 4 gamma 2-like gives MYAQLCLRLSEEAPNFDDPGKTGNSTFRRLLLKQCEEEFNNRTKASQAFDKKDGPLTPDEEEQRCTIKRKVLGNIRFIGELAKYDMLHEAIVHRCIKQLLDKKKRATMADMSESMECLCYLMKTVGPKLDIPKAKPLMDQYFERIQQLLSRSDFPARIRFMIEDVIDLRNAKWIPRKSANEVGPKMIQQIRQEAWQGLVGHPGFHVPPHGHMSRNAPPLTHSGWMNRPSGGGRPAEPPHSRGMNDVFVTDNGFRPSGPRFDEFSTGAMPTDRRSFGLRYDDEDYDRFATRDPWADLPTKQSSTSVNSMTKPVGGGWRYSSRPNHSNADGEISLRPARDSIAAAQRPGVAGRSQTPPAQTRLDPLNRTAAPPIIEKTKKQNKQQAPSTADLNKQVENIVTEYLDSKDTDAAVKAVKDIKGSRYLTLLMTQLLTAYLTAEVDELFIQLFVSLHKSNLLTADVFIKGVSEVLEKQQESDENPKVKKQMAKIIAESVTQEILSLIEVSSLSENGNFYPALLLCLKELENLKGQEWLVKEFTDSKLDLLSTLPEEDRTSEKFMSILEKQNLVFLYPLLHIQADLFSKIEEDPSVTAIYKWVKDNVECSWHTNPEFVNVLTTCLLKFATKDSTLADGIDASQAPDKDVIEKEKAALKKLLPLVEKFVHEKVALQVSVLYALQVFCLSHNFPKGMLLRMFVLLYDTEVVEEEAFLRWKEDVSEKHPGKGKALFQVNSWLTWLETADEEGTDSEAE, from the exons ATGTATGCCCAGCTGTGTCTGCGGCTCAGTGAAGAGGCACCAAATTTTGATGATCCTGGAAAAACTGGCAACTCA acATTCAGACGTTTGCTGCTTAAACAATGCGAGGAGGAATTCAACAACAGAACTAAAGCTAGTCAAG CTTTTGATAAAAAAGATGGACCACTTACACCGGACGAGGAAGAGCAGAGGTGTACTATCAAACGCAAAGTGTTGGGCAACATACGCTTCATTG GTGAACTTGCGAAGTATGACATGTTGCACGAAGCCATTGTACACAGGTGCATCAAGCAG TTGTTGGACAAGAAGAAGAGAGCAACAATGGCAGACATGTCAGAATCCATGGAGTGCCTCTGTTACCTGATGAAGACTGTGGGTCCTAAACTGGATATTCCCAAGGCAAAG CCCTTGATGGATCAGTACTTTGAGCGAATTCAGCAGCTTTTAAGCCGTAGTGACTTCCCAGCCCGTATTAGGTTCATGATTGAGGATGTCATTGACCTTCGGAATGCCAAG TGGATTCCACGAAAATCTGCTAATGAGGTAGGACCAAAGATGATCCAGCAAATTCGCCAGGAAGCTTGGCAG GGCCTTGTTGGTCATCCTGGATTCCACGTGCCACCTCACGGCCACATGTCCAGGAACGCCCCACCTCTGACTCACAGTGGCTGGATGAATCGCCCCAGTGGAGGTGGCAGACCTGCAGAACCTCCACACAGTCGTGGAATGAATGATGTCTTTGTTACCGACAATGGTTTTCGTCCCTCTGGTCCCCGGTTTGATGAGTTTAGCACTGGTGCAATGCCAACAGACAGGAGATCATTTGGTTTGAG ATATGATGATGAGGACTATGATCGATTTGCTACTCGAGATCCATGGGCCGACTTGCCAACGAAACAAAGCTCCACATCTGTCAATTCAATGACTAAACCAGTAGGAG GTGGTTGGAGATATTCTTCAAGACCAAACCACTCAAATGCTGATGGAGAG ATAAGTTTGAGGCCAGCAAGGGACTCAATTGCTGCTGCCCAGAGACCTGGAGTTGCTGGCAGATCTCAAACTCCACCAGCTCAAACAAGGCTG gATCCTTTAAACAGAACTGCTGCTCCACCCattattgaaaaaacaaagaagcaaaataaaCAGCAGGCGCCTTCAACAGCTGATCTTAACAAACAAGTG GAGAACATTGTCACAGAATATTTAGATTCTAAAGACACTGATGCAGCAGTGAAAGCCGTGAAAGACATCAAAGGGTCAAG GTACCTGACGCTACTGATGACCCAGCTACTTACTGCATACCTTACAGCAGAGGTTGATGAATTATTCATACAGTTATTTGTCAGCTTACACAAGTCAAATCTTCTCACAGCAGATGTCTTTATCAAG GGAGTTTCAGAGGTGCTGGAAAAGCAGCAGGAATCTGATGAGAATCCCAAAGTGAAGAAACAGATGGCAAAGATTATAGCAGAGTCTGTAACTCAG GAAATTTTGAGTCTGATTGAAGTTAGCTCCCTTAgtgaaaatggaaatttttacCCAGCCCTCCTGCTGTGCTTAAAAGAATTGGAGAATCTAAAAGGACAG GAGTGGCTGGTGAAAGAATTTACAGACAGTAAACTGGATCTACTGTCAACTTTACCAG AGGAGGACAGAACAAGCGAAAAGTTCATGTCTATCTTAGAGAAGCAG AACCTGGTGTTCCTGTACCCCCTATTGCATATCCAAGCGGATCTTTTTTCCAAGATCGAAGAGGATCCAAGTGTTACTGCCATCTACAAGTGGGTCAAG GATAATGTAGAATGCTCCTGGCACACAAATCCCGAGTTTGTTAACGTACTCACCACTTG CCTGCTTAAGTTTGCCACCAAAGACAGCACCCTAGCTGATGGTATAGATGCCTCACAGGCTCCAGATAAAGACGtcatagagaaagaaaaagcagCCCTCAAGAAGTTATTGCCTCTAGTAGAAAAGTTTGTTCACGAGAAAGTTGCGTTGCAA GTCAGCGTGCTCTATGCACTGCAAGTGTTTTGCCTTAGTCATAACTTTCCTAAAG GTATGCTGCTACGCATGTTCGTGTTGTTGTACGACACTGAAGTGGTGGAAGAAGAAGCATTTTTGAGGTGGAAGGAAGATGTGAGCGAAAAGCACCCCGGCAAAGGAAAGGCTCTCTTCCAG GTAAACTCATGGCTCACTTGGTTGGAAACCGCTGACGAAGAAGGAACAGACTCAGAAGCTGAGTAA